One part of the Candidatus Kouleothrix ribensis genome encodes these proteins:
- a CDS encoding LCP family protein: MSVSRRRLALSIVTIVLLLAGVPTLWLGIKWNRAMSNVGKMIVPTVVLPTATPGVAQPVVVGQAAPAPAPMPTVIPEPDGVKNILLVGTDARPGEDVSRTDSIVWVHIDPQANRVSMLSFPRDLWVNIPGYGKNRINTAYLTGETKLGHGYGPALLKKTVADLVGVPIDHFVMINFEGFKTIIDTIGGIFIDVPKVIDDAAYPTDDYRTIQVHFDTGRQFMDGERALIYARTRHADSDFGRNQRQQQVLMAIFERIREQGLLSQLTSLDDYTDALSNYVRTDISRGDMLGLATVGARLHPEDIQRFAIDSKMVVSNTRPAYVLLLKDQKALRRLVSQMVDPSIASAGGEEPTR; encoded by the coding sequence ATGAGTGTTTCGCGACGACGACTCGCACTAAGCATTGTAACCATAGTTCTGCTGCTGGCTGGCGTGCCAACGCTCTGGCTGGGGATCAAGTGGAATCGGGCCATGTCGAACGTTGGCAAGATGATTGTTCCGACGGTCGTGCTGCCGACTGCTACGCCTGGGGTGGCCCAGCCAGTGGTGGTTGGCCAAGCCGCCCCCGCCCCGGCGCCCATGCCCACCGTCATCCCCGAACCCGACGGCGTGAAGAATATCTTGCTGGTAGGCACCGATGCGCGCCCCGGCGAGGATGTCAGCCGCACCGATAGTATCGTGTGGGTGCATATCGACCCGCAGGCAAACCGCGTGAGCATGCTCTCGTTCCCGCGCGACCTGTGGGTCAATATCCCTGGCTACGGTAAGAATCGCATCAACACGGCCTACCTGACCGGCGAGACCAAGCTAGGCCATGGCTACGGCCCGGCGCTGCTGAAGAAAACCGTCGCTGATCTGGTGGGTGTGCCGATCGACCACTTCGTGATGATCAACTTCGAGGGCTTCAAGACGATCATCGACACGATCGGCGGTATATTTATCGATGTGCCGAAGGTGATCGACGACGCGGCCTACCCGACCGACGATTACCGTACGATTCAGGTTCACTTCGATACCGGCCGCCAGTTTATGGACGGCGAGCGCGCGCTGATCTACGCCCGTACGCGCCATGCCGACAGCGACTTCGGCCGCAACCAGCGCCAGCAGCAGGTGCTGATGGCGATCTTCGAGCGCATTCGTGAGCAAGGGCTGCTGAGCCAGCTGACCAGCCTCGACGACTACACCGACGCGCTGAGCAACTACGTCCGCACCGACATCTCGCGCGGCGACATGCTTGGCCTGGCGACGGTGGGCGCGCGCTTGCACCCGGAAGATATCCAGCGCTTCGCGATCGACTCGAAGATGGTAGTGTCGAATACGCGGCCGGCCTACGTGCTGCTGCTGAAAGATCAGAAGGCGCTGCGCCGGCTGGTGAGCCAGATGGTCGACCCGAGCATTGCGTCGGCGGGTGGCGAGGAGCCAACCCGCTAG
- a CDS encoding isoprenylcysteine carboxylmethyltransferase family protein produces the protein MSIQPATRPSARPAWHHGPAWLWLLSFVICIGGDWLLGRWVLLPLYIAGFYGGMVVIDLLTYPMLERWRAWLQPRGVWAWYIVEVGFMWIGTTLVLIALGLAGPRWLEWSWRGPLALQVLGALLLGASVLIGVWAVGQMGWARVLFAAALFPPGRGAEAQNIPQKLVVQGPYRYVRNPLYDTDMTLIAATALLTQNWGIVLLLVAYIAQLVMQLRLEERELRVRFGPAYARYCRLVPRFIPRLAPVDPREIEAA, from the coding sequence ATGTCGATTCAGCCTGCGACTCGGCCCTCGGCGCGCCCGGCCTGGCACCATGGGCCGGCCTGGCTCTGGCTGCTCTCGTTCGTGATCTGCATTGGCGGCGACTGGCTATTAGGCCGCTGGGTGCTGCTGCCGCTGTACATAGCCGGCTTCTACGGCGGCATGGTCGTGATCGATCTGCTGACCTACCCGATGCTCGAGCGCTGGCGGGCCTGGCTGCAGCCGCGTGGCGTGTGGGCCTGGTACATCGTCGAGGTTGGGTTTATGTGGATCGGCACCACGCTGGTATTGATCGCGCTGGGCCTGGCCGGCCCGCGCTGGCTGGAATGGTCGTGGCGCGGGCCACTGGCGCTGCAGGTGCTCGGCGCGCTGCTGCTAGGCGCCTCGGTGCTGATCGGCGTATGGGCGGTTGGGCAGATGGGCTGGGCGCGCGTGCTGTTTGCGGCGGCGCTATTCCCGCCCGGCCGTGGCGCTGAAGCGCAGAATATTCCGCAGAAGCTGGTGGTGCAAGGCCCATACCGCTACGTGCGCAACCCGCTCTACGACACCGACATGACCTTAATTGCCGCCACTGCGCTGCTGACGCAGAACTGGGGCATTGTACTCTTGCTGGTAGCCTATATTGCCCAGCTCGTTATGCAGCTGCGGCTAGAAGAGCGCGAGCTGCGTGTGCGCTTTGGGCCGGCCTATGCGCGCTACTGCCGGCTGGTGCCGCGCTTCATCCCGCGGCTTGCCCCGGTTGATCCGCGCGAGATCGAGGCGGCCTAA